The Candidatus Desulfovibrio trichonymphae region CGTTGGATCTTGCGTACACGCACGCGCAGACAGAGCGCTTTACCGCTGTTTGCGACAGCCTGCGCGTGGCTTTTCCGGATATGGAACGATCTCTGGCAAACTCGGCGGGTCTGCTGGGTCTGCCGGAAACTCGTTTCGAGGTAAGTCGTCCGGGCATAGCCCTATACGGCGGAAACCCTTTTGCGGGAACCGCGCTGGAAAACTGCGGCGCCAGCCTGGAATGGGTGATGAGCGTGAGTGCTCCCGTGCTTTGCGTGCAGCGTGTCAAGGCCGGACAGAGCGTTTCTTACGGACGCATTTTTACGACGCCCGCCGACATGACTATAGCCGTTATCGCGGCTGGCTACGCCACAGGGCTTGACCGCAGGCTTTCCAATTCAATGGACGTGCTGATCGGCGGCCGCCGCGTCCCCCAGGTGGGACGTATCTGCATGGGACTTTTGATGGCTGATGTTTCCAGCCTGCCCGAAACGCGACGCGGCGACGAGGCATGGCTGATCGGCGGCCCGGTCGCGCATGGGCAACGAGCCGTTACCGCGCGGGAAATGGCCGATGAGCTGGATACTATTTCCTATGAGATACTCTGCCGCATGGGGGCCATGAATCCGCGCACATACGGTTGACCTAACTGCGCACGTTCCAAACGCGTGGCCACATGGCCATGAATCCGTGCACGTACGGTTGACCTTGCACTGCTTGCGGCGTATAATCTAAAGTTACCGGCATTATGATCCAAACATTACAACGGAGGATTGCCGCATGTTCGGCATTGGCATGCAGGAATTGTTGCTTATTTTGGTGGTTGTGCTGCTGCTTTTCGGAGCCAACAAACTGCCGGAAATAGGTGGAGGACTGGGGCGGGCTATACGCAATTTTCGTCGCGCTTCATCCGAACCCGATGAAATTGACATAACCCCGAAAAACAGCAACGCCTCCTCCTCTCCTGAGGAAGACAGCCGCAAAGCCTGATTGAGATGAGGATCATATCCATTCCGGACTGGTATAGCTGTTTTGTATATTTCTGTTTTTTTTTGCGCCGCCGCACTGCAGCGGCGCAAAAAAACAAACTAACCGGCATGCTGTTCTATTGCGTGATACGATGAATCAGGGAAAATCCGCCATGAAAGCAGAGCAGTTATCCGTTTTTTTGAAAATCGGACAGGACGCCTTGCGGAAGTGACGCATACGCTGGCTGAGGCCGGCGTCAACATCCGCGCCCTTTCTCTTGCGGACACTTCAGACTTTGGCATTCTGCGTATGATTGTGTGCAATCACATGAAAGCCCAGACTGTGCTGAAGGGAAAGGGTTTTACTCTTGGACGAACGAGCGTTGTAGCCGTGGAGGTGGACGATAGACCTAAAGGCCTTGACGATGTGCTGCAAGCTTGTTTCCACACACGGCATCAACGTGGAGTATATGTACGCTTTTATTCAGCGCGACAGGGGAAGCGCGGTCATAATTTTTCGTTTCGACAAGGTGGATCAAGCTGTAGATGTACTCAAAGACAACAATTTTACCCTGATACCTGTGGATGTTCTTTGCTTCTTTTTTAAGGACCTATTCGTTCATGGTGCCGTGCCGTATCGAAAAAAAATTGCAAAATTTTTCTTCTCCCCCCTTTTCAAGGAGAAAACCTGTCTTATCTCTATGTCGGTGCAAGACTGTGCTGGCACACACGCTGATGCAGTCAGTTGCGCACAAGATTTCCGGCGCGTTCATGCGCCGCATGTGTCCCGGCAAGGGCAATAAAATTTTTTTTGGGAGGTATGACATTATGAAGCTGAAACCACTCAACGATCGTGTGCTTGTAAAGCGCCTTGAATCTGAAGAAAAAACCGCCGGTGGACTGTATATTCCCGATACAGCCAAGGAAAAGCCTTCCAAGGGGCAGGTTGTGGCTGTCGGCCCCGGCAAAGTTGCGGAAAGTGGTTCCCGTGTCGTCATGGCTGTGACAAAGGGCGATGAAGTGCTTTTCAACAAATATGCTGGTACGGAGATCAAGCTGGACGGCGTCGAACACCTTGTCATGCGTGAAGAAGACATACTCGCTATTATTGATTAGCCATCGCTTTACCAAACTATCTATTTGAGGAGGAATATATACATGTCTGCCAAAGAAATTCTTTTTGATGTTAAAGCCCGTGAAAAACTCGCCCGCGGCGTGGATAAGCTTTCCAACGCCGTAAAGGTGACGCTTGGCCCCAAGGGACGAAATGTCGTGCTTGAAAAATCTTTCGGCTCGCCGATCATCACCAAGGACGGCGTGACTGTGGCTAAAGAGATTGAGTTGGACGACAAATTTGAAAACATGGGCGCGCAGTTGGTCAAGGAAGTGGCTTCCAAAACCTCCGACGCCGCTGGCGACGGCACCACTACCGCCACCATACTTGCCCAGACAATTTACCACGAAGGTACCAAGCTGGTGGCGGCCGGGCGCAACCCCATGTCCATCAAGCGCGGCATTGACAAGGCTGTGGGTGAGCTGATCAAGGAACTCGCCAATCTGTCCAAGCCCACCCGCGACCAGAAAGAAATTGCCCAGATCGGCACCATTTCCGCCAACACAGACGCCGCCATCGGCAACATCATTGCCGAAGCCATGGATAAAGTGGGCAAGGAGGGCGTGATCACCGTTGAGGAAGCCAAAGGCCTTGAAACCACCATGGATGTGGTGGAAGGCATGCGTTTTGACCGCGGCTATCTCTCGCCCTATTTTGTCACCAATGCGGAAAAAATGATCTGTGAGCTGGACAATCCCTACATTCTCTGTACCGAGAAGAAAGTTTCCAGCATGAAGGACATGTTGCCTGTACTTGAACAGGTGGCCAAAGTCAGCCGTCCGCTGATGATCATTGCCGAAGATGTGGAAGGCGAAGCGCTGGCCACCTTG contains the following coding sequences:
- the groES gene encoding co-chaperone GroES, whose amino-acid sequence is MKLKPLNDRVLVKRLESEEKTAGGLYIPDTAKEKPSKGQVVAVGPGKVAESGSRVVMAVTKGDEVLFNKYAGTEIKLDGVEHLVMREEDILAIID
- the alr gene encoding alanine racemase, whose protein sequence is MSECTFTPSMCHIDLPALQRNFARLGKSAALMPVIKSDAYGHGLLPVARSLADVGARRFAVGTVSEGAALREAGLTQEIVPLLGGVNAEDWHRAAAHSLVPLLADREDLEKADFCCRPDKTLRVALKCETGMARLGFTAEDIPAVLEFLRARPHLAPALVLSHLACADRPLDLAYTHAQTERFTAVCDSLRVAFPDMERSLANSAGLLGLPETRFEVSRPGIALYGGNPFAGTALENCGASLEWVMSVSAPVLCVQRVKAGQSVSYGRIFTTPADMTIAVIAAGYATGLDRRLSNSMDVLIGGRRVPQVGRICMGLLMADVSSLPETRRGDEAWLIGGPVAHGQRAVTAREMADELDTISYEILCRMGAMNPRTYG
- a CDS encoding twin-arginine translocase TatA/TatE family subunit, with the protein product MFGIGMQELLLILVVVLLLFGANKLPEIGGGLGRAIRNFRRASSEPDEIDITPKNSNASSSPEEDSRKA